Proteins encoded within one genomic window of Komagataella phaffii GS115 chromosome 3, complete sequence:
- a CDS encoding Histone acetyltransferase (HAT) catalytic subunit of the SAS complex (Sas2p-Sas4p-Sas5p), giving the protein MSDNEGYYGVTQKRNIRRVRLGDNEFDTLYGNSVYFLEGHHDMLGYEAVNAHQRIHHRKHSEPQINGDTDSYWLDTLYVCDLCFKYTRDEALLNSHLSVCKHNYRFPGKTMYKDNFTIKKVSGYRHTILCQNLCLFAKLFLDSKSVYFSIENFDFYVVLGESNGRRVPMGFFSKELLSWDENNLACILIFPPFQRKRLGHLLIEFSYELSRFEGKVSGPEFPLSAFGKIGYLKYWSKVICRELLYGRFSDCQSITLQKLSKFTCIRVKDLISTLDYMGSWFTTSDIENSKSLDQYPLAISRSVLKQWIKGESSNCQKLIQEDSLVLY; this is encoded by the coding sequence ATGTCTGATAATGAAGGCTATTACGGAGTTACACAGAAGAGAAACATAAGAAGGGTAAGACTCGGTGATAACGAGTTTGATACTTTGTACGGTAATAGTGTTTATTTCTTGGAGGGTCACCACGATATGTTAGGATATGAGGCAGTTAATGCCCATCAAAGAATACATCACAGGAAGCATTCAGAGCCACAGATAAATGGGGACACAGATTCATACTGGCTAGATACGCTCTATGTTTGTGATCTATGTTTCAAGTACACCAGAGATGAGGCATTACTGAACAGTCATCTGTCTGTTTGCAAGCACAACTACAGATTTCCAGGAAAGACCATGTATAAGGATAATTTCACTATCAAGAAGGTTAGTGGGTACAGGCATACCATCCTttgtcaaaatctttgtttgtttGCCAAGTTATTCTTGGACAGTAAGTCAGTCTATTTTTCCATagaaaactttgatttctACGTGGTACTTGGGGAGTCTAATGGACGTCGAGTGCCAATGGGCTTTTTCAGCAAAGAGTTATTGTCCTGGGATGAGAACAATTTAGCTTGCATATTGATCTTTCCCcctttccaaagaaagcGTTTGGGACACTTATTGATAGAGTTTTCATACGAACTGTCTAGGTTCGAAGGAAAGGTTAGCGGACCTGAGTTCCCGCTATCAGCATTTGGAAAGATAGGGTATCTAAAATACTGGTCCAAAGTCATCTGCAGGGAATTGCTATATGGCCGTTTTAGTGACTGTCAATCCATCACCTTGCAAAAGTTATCAAAGTTCACATGCATAAGAgttaaagatttgatatCAACATTAGATTATATGGGATCGTGGTTTACCACATCTGACATCGAGAACTCTAAATCTCTTGATCAGTATCCACTGGCAATATCAAGGAGTGTTCTCAAACAATGGATAAAGGGAGAAAGTTCTAATTGTCAAAAGTTGATTCAAGAGGACAGCTTGGTGTTGTACTAA
- a CDS encoding DNA helicase has translation MASDQPKRPRFFDDRLEQLDPDEDSPKKVKLFVSDLASDEESPSREDLHSDDEFVLFQSEISSIVTNISETAIMRLYDKVKGHSNILESALNLFYDQPETFTETDESKRKDLKEIRTIESKINNLANQRFTEKQKEKYKYIGTLVCDGWCSRPRVQKIQYGSRLNISTPPKSSPAKTSKKKASASLVRLTIPDTSNQNYQREVGRLPENIAKTISPLIEMGIGKFEVTVIFTDQRTIRMGDSFLIQLDCFIKDSAFTSPDSEHCLTSDERKDVLKKGAKELDTEVLMRKKQKSLFDLFQLLGLKELTEHNKLEGENSEPVNLDSGSDNEDEKAPKSSTADHLDLNQLNQFYKSAQLSHEKVHLPDTTPNKTAFSLDLRTYQKQGLSWMLRREASYSLIGNPEGSQDARLVNSFKDHDLNKLHPLWKAYKWPEDRSWSNVKLSENSHDSSFSSSKEFYYNIYSGNFSFTKPLLKNASKGGILADEMGLGKTITSLSLILTSSEDTELANESNIPNDYAYKTTLIIVPMSLLSQWEQEFDRCNADSQKRCFIYYGNETLGDMKQLLCNSKDPPVVVLSTYGTIQNEWARGHKVTDGNLLNEGLFSVKFFRIILDEGHSIRNRSTKTSRSIFDLKASRRWVLTGTPIVNRLDDLYSLVKFLRLEPWDNISIWKHFITIPFETRKNLDQSLEVLSAILEPIILRRTKNQKDEFGNPLVVLPSKEVVIDRLKFNEKELTLYNWFRYRAETTFKESLFKGTVLQSYSDILTHILRLRQICCSIKLVGNLFKDSFMEDDNFTLDQKLILTQSDESVEVLASFEKKMEEEKLGPDEIISIKEGIYKLYPSFEDTECAICTTSPISIEDCMITECKHCFCIGCLMEHFEFQQRKQENEVLCPNCRSKISKLRLFKTHLVEDSERGYSVTLFHPYGSSSKINALLRHLKTIHETKEHVVVISQFSSFLDLIQAELSKYKKEFKVMKFDGQLSLSERQVVLKEFNDNPENGGINVLLLSLKAGGVGLNLTNASRAFMMDPWWSPSVEAQAIDRLHRIGQSKNVNVVRFIMEGSIEEKMLKVQERKKQLGEAVGDDEERRQRRIEEIKLLFNDDE, from the coding sequence ATGGCCTCTGATCAACCCAAAAGACCAAGGTTTTTTGATGATAGACTGGAACAACTTGATCCTGATGAGGATAGtccaaagaaagtgaaGCTTTTTGTATCTGATTTGGCGTCTGACGAGGAAAGCCCTTCCAGAGAGGATCTTcattctgatgatgaatttgTCTTGTTTCAATCAGAGATCAGTTCTATCGTCACCAATATTTCTGAAACAGCAATCATGCGGTTATATGATAAAGTGAAAGGGCACTCTAATATTCTAGAATCAGCTTTAAACTTATTCTATGACCAACCGGAGACCTTTACCGAAACTGACGAAAGTAAGAGAAAAGACCTGAAAGAGATCAGAACAATTGAAAGCAAAATTAACAATCTGGCCAACCAACGATTTACagagaaacagaaagagaaatacAAATACATTGGCACTCTGGTCTGTGATGGTTGGTGTTCTAGGCCTCGGGTACAAAAAATTCAATATGGTAGTAGGCTTAACATTTCAACTCCGCCGAAAAGCTCACCCGCAAAAACctccaaaaagaaagcatcGGCTTCCCTTGTAAGGCTAACTATTCCAGATActtcaaatcaaaactACCAAAGAGAAGTCGGAAGGCTCCCAGAAAACATAGCCAAAACCATAAGTCCCCTTATTGAAATGGGCATCGGAAAGTTTGAAGTCACAGTTATATTCACAGATCAAAGAACTATACGTATGGGGGACTCTTTTTTGATTCAGTTGGATTGCTTCATCAAAGACTCGGCATTCACCAGCCCTGATTCAGAACACTGTCTTACTAGcgatgaaagaaaagatgttttgaagaaaggtGCTAAAGAATTGGACACTGAAGTCttgatgagaaagaaacaaaaatcaCTTTTTGATTTATTTCAGCTATTGggattgaaagaattgactGAACATAATAAACTGGAAGGTGAAAACTCAGAACCTGTCAATCTGGATTCCGGTTCTGACAatgaagacgaaaaagcaccaaaaagttcaacagCTGATCATCTAGATCTGAACCAGCTTAACCAATTTTACAAATCAGCTCAATTATCTCATGAGAAGGTTCATCTTCCAGATACCACTCCAAATAAAACCGCATTTTCCCTAGACTTGAGAACTTATCAAAAGCAAGGTTTATCATGGATGCTGAGAAGAGAGGCATCATATTCTTTGATCGGTAACCCTGAAGGCTCTCAGGATGCAAGATTGGTGAACAGCTTTAAAGATCACGACTTAAACAAGCTCCATCCTCTTTGGAAGGCTTACAAATGGCCAGAAGATCGATCCTGGTCAAATGTTAAACTATCCGAGAACTCTCACgattcttcattttcatcaagCAAAGAGTTTTATTACAACATCTATTCCggaaatttttcattcacCAAACCTCTGTTAAAGAACGCATCTAAGGGTGGTATTCTGGCTGATGAGATGGGGCTGGGAAAAACTATAACCTCTCTTTCACTAATACTTACTTCAAGCGAGGATACAGAACTTGCAAATGAGAGTAATATTCCTAATGACTATGCATACAAGACTACGCTTATAATTGTACCCATGTCTCTGTTGTCACAATGGGAACAAGAATTCGATCGGTGCAACGCAGATAGCCAAAAACGATGCTTCATTTATTATGGCAACGAGACATTGGGTGACATGAAGCAACTTCTTTGCAATTCGAAAGACCCTCCTGTGGTTGTGCTCTCGACATATGGTACGATCCAGAATGAGTGGGCTAGAGGTCACAAGGTCACAGATGGTAATCTTCTCAATGAGGGACTGTTTTCTGTCAAATTCTTCAGGATAATTCTTGATGAAGGTCACAGCATTAGAAATAGATCAACCAAGACCTCTCGATCTATTTTTGATCTAAAAGCATCTAGAAGATGGGTTCTTACCGGAACTCCAATCGTTAACAGGCTTGATGATTTGTATTCCTTAGTTAAATTCTTAAGGTTAGAGCCATGGGACAACATTTCGATCTGGAAACATTTCATAACAATCCCTTTTGAAACTagaaagaatttggatCAATCATTGGAAGTACTTTCTGCAATTTTAGAGCCCATTATTCTTAGGCGGACGAAGAACCAAAAGGATGAATTTGGAAATCCTTTAGTGGTGTTACCGTCAAAGGAAGTAGTCATTGATAGACTCAAATTCAACGAAAAGGAACTTACCTTATACAATTGGTTCAGATATAGAGCCGAGACCACATTCAAAGAGAGTTTGTTCAAGGGTACAGTCCTTCAAAGTTATAGTGATATTTTGACCCATATTTTGAGATTGCGACAGATATGCTGTAGTATTAAACTTGTCGGAAATTTGTTTAAAGATTCATTTATGGAAGATGATAATTTTACTTTGGATCAAAAGCTTATTCTGACACAGTCTGACGAATCAGTAGAGGTTTTAGCatcatttgaaaagaaaatggaagaggaaaaacTAGGCCCTGATGAAATCATATCCATCAAGGAAGGCATTTATAAACTTTACCCGTCTTTTGAGGACACCGAGTGTGCTATCTGTACGACAAGTCCAATCTCTATTGAAGATTGCATGATAACTGAATGTAAGCATTGTTTCTGCATCGGGTGTCTCATGGAgcattttgaatttcaacagAGAAAGCAAGAGAATGAAGTTTTATGTCCAAACTGTCGTTCCAAAATAAGCAAACTGCGTCTCTTCAAGACACATTTAGTGGAGGATAGTGAGAGAGGCTACTCCGTGACTTTATTCCATCCTTATGGCAGTTCTAGCAAGATAAATGCCCTATTAAGACATTTGAAAACTATACATGAGACAAAAGAACATGTGGTAGTAATTTCTCAGTTCTCGTCATTCCTTGACCTAATTCAGGCCGAACTATCAAAGTATAAAAAAGAATTTAAAGTGATGAAGTTTGATGGGCAGTTGTCTTTAAGTGAGAGGCAAGTTGTTCTGAAAGAATTCAATGACAACCCAGAAAACGGGGGTATAAACGTGTTGTTACTGTCCCTTAAAGCCGGAGGTGTTGGACTAAACTTGACCAATGCTTCCAGAGCATTTATGATGGACCCTTGGTGGTCTCCCAGTGTAGAAGCTCAAGCTATTGATCGTTTACATCGAATAGGACAATCGAAAAATGTTAATGTTGTTCGATTCATAATGGAAGGGTCTATCGAAGAAAAGATGTTAAAAGTTCAAGAGCGGAAAAAGCAGTTAGGCGAAGCTGTCGGAGACGATGAAGAACGACGTCAAAGGAGAATCGAGGAGATCAAATTGTTGTTCAATGACGATGAGTGA
- a CDS encoding Essential DEAH-box ATP-dependent RNA helicase specific to the U3 snoRNP: protein MGKYRKRFNEKARSGMLLKQATLKRARNKQFFRQPDEIPEDSPDQNESKDEIVDTNAEYLKPETDKEKEERKRQMHEMLFEQHKESKVSRNKRKRMEKYIDHQLKREEKQILLQKLQETKFDTSLLQSSKRLGSSKLTRKEEIVEALSLEKQGRGNDRTNDILYEEREVKQWDEINDGDDISEDSGKDEKEDMAAARVSGFIDHRPTALGGTGSGFSFQNIPKVAKRKNEVIKKYNWRQRLEEEESKKKRQELENDFHDSDEDGNENENDSEVPDEASESSQPDGSGLDDEDDDFRGFSDNSDNENGFDQDNAIENLEDTSDSDSSTSEDSQHSSFEEDSDQTEIPTSSRGKSFKDWAESQLKEINGEANIIQTELPHRDYTPLDRPEDKEDDLEDSYIPIDGNNKRKVFYVTVNRSETIQNIRSKLPVFGEEYRIMEAIHNNDCVVICGETGSGKTTQVPQFLYESGYGHPDSETPGMIGITQPRRVAAVSMAERVGTELGDHGSKVGYQIRFDATIKEDTAVKFMTDGVLLREMMNDFLLLKYSAIIIDEAHERNINTDILIGMLSRILKLRAKYHEQDPSKFKKLKLIIMSATLRVSDFSENRVLFEVPPPILKVDARQFPVSIHFNRRTAFNYVEEAVRKSIKIHKNLPKGGILIFLTGQNEINQVVKKLRNQFPTGNSQESVPQVAVHPENAVVEPEEVDLDVNIAEMEDDYDSEGDREEGEEEGFTEELEEDQTSNDPLYVLPLYSLLPTREQMKVFKAPPNGARLCVVATNVAETSLTIPGIRYVVDCGRSKERRFNEDTGVQSFEVDWISKASADQRSGRAGRTGPGHCYRLYSSAVYENDFPQFSIPEILRMPIESVVLSMKSIGIDNIVNFPFPTPPDRNALSSAEKLLWYLGALTRDKKITSLGKTINFFPLSPRYSKVLITGNQHGCLPYLIAIMSALSVGDPFLYEHELGIDSRIQQKDEDDDSSDSDEDTKKERPVRESVEDIEARRNLRRKFNESRNQFSQLDKNSDAFRLLSVVCAAGHVPRDKLGQFYQENFVRPKIMEEIEKLRKQITHIVKVNTSKDRIGIVEEVDLKLGVPTKVQIAAMKQMIASGFIDQIAIRGDLASQDCSVTNKTAIMNIPYATLFPSKTYDQEDIDQFVYIHPSSIICSSASVPPDYLVYFSLNLGSNRRAVNKLRMKPLVNIAGKPLSNVAKSSGLITFSKPLEYPYAPKYITSQKRECYVIPRFGASIGSGGIGWDLPAMKVIQEKENGTWVVK from the coding sequence ATGGGTAAATACagaaagagattcaatGAAAAGGCCCGTTCAGGAATGCTTCTGAAGCAGGCTACTCTTAAACGAGCTAGAAACAAGCAGTTTTTCAGACAGCCTGACGAAATTCCTGAAGATTCTCCGGATCAAAATGAATCCAAAGATGAGATTGTAGATACCAATGCTGAGTATCTAAAACCGGAAACtgacaaagagaaagaagaacgtAAAAGACAAATGCATGAGATGTTATTTGAGCAACACAAAGAATCCAAAGTATCAAGaaacaagagaaagagaatggaaAAGTATATTGATCACCAgttgaaaagagaagaaaagcagatcttgcttcaaaagttacaagaaacaaaattcGACACGTCTTTGCTTCAATCTTCTAAAAGACTTGGATCCAGCAAGCTAACCCGTAAAGAGGAGATAGTCGAAGCTCTATCACTCGAGAAACAAGGTAGAGGTAATGATAGAACTAATGACATACTTTACGAAGAACGAGAGGTGAAACAATGGGATGAAATTAATGATGGTGACGACATATCAGAGGACTCTggaaaagatgaaaaagaggATATGGCTGCGGCTCGTGTGTCAGGTTTCATAGATCATAGGCCGACTGCACTCGGAGGAACAGGTTCTggattctcttttcaaaatatccCCAAAGTAGCCAAGCGAAAGAATGAGGTAATCAAAAAATACAACTGGAGACAAAGActtgaggaagaagaaagtaagaaaaagagacaggagctggaaaatgattttcatgattctgatgaggatggaaatgaaaatgagaaCGATTCTGAAGTCCCTGATGAGGCAAGTGAAAGTTCTCAACCCGACGGTTCAGGTCTagatgacgaagatgacgatTTCCGAGGATTTTCTGACAATAGTGACAACGAGAATGGCTTTGACCAAGATAATGCCATCGAGAATTTAGAGGATACCTCCGATTCAGATTCTTCCACTTCAGAGGATTCCCAACActcatcttttgaagaagattcgGATCAAACAGAAATCCCGACTTCTTCAAGGGgaaaatctttcaaagactgGGCAGAAAGCCAGCTTAAAGAAATTAATGGTGAAGCAAACATTATCCAGACTGAACTTCCTCACAGAGATTACACTCCATTGGATAGACCagaagacaaagaagaCGATTTAGAAGATTCGTATATTCCTATCGATGGAAATAACAAAAGGAAAGTGTTCTATGTAACCGTCAACAGATCTGAAACCATTCAGAACATTAGATCAAAGTTACCAGTTTTCGGTGAAGAATATAGAATCATGGAAGCAATCCACAATAATGATTGTGTCGTCATCTGTGGTGAGACAGGTTCCGGTAAAACCACACAAGTGCCACAATTTCTCTATGAATCAGGTTATGGACATCCTGACTCTGAAACGCCTGGTATGATTGGTATTACCCAACCAAGAAGAGTTGCGGCGGTATCCATGGCAGAAAGAGTCGGTACAGAATTAGGAGATCATGGATCTAAAGTTGGTTATCAAATCCGATTTGATGCTACGATTAAAGAGGACACCGCTGTGAAGTTTATGACTGACGGTGTGTTGTTAAGAGAGATGATGAACGATTTCCTTTTGTTGAAGTATTCTGCTATCATTATTGATGAGGCTCATGAAAGAAATATCAATACCGATATCTTGATTGGTATGCTTAGTCGTATTTTGAAGCTTAGAGCAAAGTATCATGAGCAGGACCCTTCTaaattcaagaaattgaagttgatcATTATGTCTGCTACATTACGAGTTTCAGACTTCAGTGAAAACAGGgttctttttgaagttccTCCTCCAATTCTTAAAGTCGATGCTAGACAATTTCCGGTTTCCATTCATTTCAACCGTCGTACTGCTTTCAATTACGTTGAAGAAGCGGTGAGAAAAAGTATAAAGATCCACAAGAATCTACCCAAAGGAGGAATTCTTATTTTCTTAACCGGACAAAACGAGATTAACCAGGTTGTTAAAAAGTTAAGAAATCAATTTCCTACAGGAAATAGCCAAGAAAGCGTTCCTCAAGTGGCTGTCCACCCTGAAAATGCAGTCGTGGAACCGGAAGAAGTTGATTTAGACGTGAATATCGCTGAAATGGAGGATGATTACGATTCAGAAGGAGACAGAGAAGAGGGTGAAGAGGAAGGATTCACtgaagaactggaagaagacCAAACCTCTAACGACCCCCTTTACGTGTTGCCATTATACTCACTTTTGCCTACAAGGGAACAAATGAAGGTCTTCAAAGCACCACCTAACGGTGCTAGATTGTGTGTGGTTGCTACTAACGTAGCAGAAACATCCTTAACCATCCCTGGTATCAGATATGTGGTGGACTGTGGACGCTCCAAAGAGAGACGATTCAACGAAGACACTGGagttcaaagttttgaagttgattggATTTCCAAAGCCAGTGCTGACCAGAGAAGCGGTAGAGCTGGAAGAACTGGGCCAGGTCACTGCTATAGACTGTACTCATCAGCTGTGTACGAAAATGATTTCCCCCAGTTTTCTATTCCTGAAATATTGAGAATGCCAATTGAGAGCGTTGTGCTGAGTATGAAAAGTATTGGTATTGATAATATCGTAAACTTTCCATTTCCCACACCTCCTGATAGAAACGCACTATCCAGCGCTGAAAAACTGCTCTGGTATTTGGGTGCTTTGACTAGAGATAAGAAGATCACCTCACTAGGAAAGACTATTAATTTTTTCCCACTTAGCCCAAGATACTCTAAGGTGCTGATAACAGGGAACCAACACGGATGTTTACCATACCTGATTGCAATTATGTCCGCATTGTCCGTCGGAGATCCATTCTTATATGAACACGAGCTTGGAATTGATAGCAGAATTCAGCAGAAGGATGAAGACGACGATAGTAGTgacagtgatgaagatacAAAAAAAGAACGACCAGTTAGAGAATCTGtggaagatattgaagCACGACGAAACTTGAGAAGGAAGTTTAACGAGTCTAGGAACCAATTTTCTCAGTTAGATAAAAACAGTGATGCCTTTAGATTGTTATCAGTTGTTTGCGCAGCTGGTCATGTACCAAGGGATAAACTGGGACAGTTCTACCAGGAAAACTTTGTGAGGCCTAAAATAATGGAAGAAATCGAAAAGTTGCGGAAGCAGATCACACATATCGTAAAGGTTAACACTAGCAAGGACAGAATTGGCATAGTTGAAGAGGTAGATCTCAAATTGGGAGTTCCTACAAAGGTGCAAATTGCAGCGATGAAACAGATGATTGCATCCGGTTTCATTGATCAGATTGCCATCAGAGGAGATCTTGCATCCCAGGATTGTTCAGTAACCAATAAAACTGCCATTATGAACATTCCATATGCAACTCTATTCCCCTCCAAGACATATGATCAGGAGGATATTGACCAATTTGTCTACATTCACCCATCATCGATCATTTGCTCATCGGCCTCAGTTCCTCCAGATTACCTGGTTTATTTCTCTTTAAACTTGGGTTCCAACCGAAGGGCTGTCAATAAACTTCGCATGAAACCTCTTGTCAACATTGCTGGCAAGCCATTATCCAATGTGGCCAAAAGTTCTGGTCTCATCACGTTCTCAAAGCCTTTGGAATACCCTTACGCACCGAAATACATTACCTCACAAAAGCGAGAATGCTATGTTATCCCCAGATTTGGAGCTTCTATTGGCTCTGGCGGGATTGGATGGGATTTACCAGCTATGAAGGTCATTCAAGAAAAGGAGAACGGTACCTGGGTAGTTAAATAG